In Fusarium oxysporum Fo47 chromosome VII, complete sequence, the following proteins share a genomic window:
- a CDS encoding chaperonin 10-like protein, whose protein sequence is MSQKTLLLDEVGKPLIVGDRLIPQPGKNQLLVKVLVAGLNPHDQRTRDAGLYVTSMPYVLANDLVGEVVTAGTGEYSAKFTLGERVFGHTFAEGGFHNDFNGAVASSGLSDDEASTIPVIVLAGFIALFASSGHGLPPPFSPEAKSFDFASVTLLVIGGGSNTGRAVVELAKLDGIGRIIAIRAITGDELIYVVDTVNAGVEQELGVAALSNTKKGTLITLRRPDGDFDTARIGSKSAGYERRLVLGVSPVHPDVTMGFWEEVPRCFEVIKGLNADAVNKALDQYRDGKGAKMNIHPWE, encoded by the exons ATGTCTCAAAAAACTCTTTTATTGGATGAGGTGGGCAAGCCATTGATCGTGGGGGACCGTCTAATCCCGCAGCCTGGCAAGAACCAGTTACTGGTCAAGGTCCTTGTCGCTGGCC TAAATCCTCATGACCAAAGAACCCGCGACGCTGGCCTCTATGTCACGAGCATGCCATACGTCCTTGCTAACGACCTGGTCGGAGAAGTCGTGACTGCGGGAACCGGAGAATATTCTGCCAAGTTCACCCTTGGAGAGCGTGTTTTTGGTCACACCTTTGCCGAGGGGGGCTTCCACAATGACTTCAACGGAGC AGTGGCCAGCAGCGGGCTgagcgatgatgaggcaTCTACAATACCCGTCATAGTGTTGGCTGGCTTTATTGCCCTTTTCGCGAGCTCTGGTCATGGCTTGCCCCCACCTTTCTCACCCGAAGCAAAGTCTTTCGACTTTGCCAGCGTCACCCTTCTTGTCATTGGAGGCGGCTCCAACACCGGACGAGCCGTAGTTGAGCTCGCCAAGTTGGATGGAATAGGCCGAATCATCGCA ATTCGTGCCATCACGGGGGATGAGTTAATATATGTGGTTGACACGGTCAATGCGGGCGTGGAACAAGAGCTTGGTGTCGCGGCGCTATCAAACACGAAGAAGGGCACCTTGATCACTCTTCGTCGACCCGACGGAGACTTTGACACTGCTCGTATAGGTTCCAAGTCCGCGGGGTATGAACGGCGCCTTGTGCTTGGCGTATCTCCGGTGCACCCAGACGTGACAATGGGGTTCTGGGAAGAGGTTCCTCGATG TTTTGAGGTTATCAAGGGTTTAAACGCGGATGCTGTCAATAAGGCGTTGGACCAATATCGAGATGGAAAGGGGGCGAAGATGAATATCCACCCTTGGGAATGA
- a CDS encoding chaperonin 10-like protein, which translates to MSQKALFVEQLGQPLVVGDRSIPQPSKNQLLVKVLVAGLNPHDQKSRDSGLFVTSLPYVPANDLVGEVIATGTGEHSAKFTVGELVFGDAFATEGGSHNDFQGAQQYALVDARFLGKVASTGLSSDEVSTIPVVVLAGFIALFSSSGHGLPSPFSPEAKSFDYANVTLLIVGGGSNTGRAAVQLAKLAGVGRIIAVAGHRNKATLESLGATHVIDRQALDALDQVRAITGDGLVYALDTVNYGVEQELGVAALSNTKKGTLITLTPPDGDLDATRIGSKSAGYVRRHILGISSFHPEVTLGFWEHVPRLLKDGKFRPSSFGIIKGLDADAVNKALDEYRDGKGIKMNIHPWD; encoded by the exons ATGTCTCAAAAGGCCCTCTTCGTTGAGCAGTTAGGCCAGCCACTGGTCGTGGGAGATCGCTCCATCCCGCAGCCTAGTAAGAATCAGTTACTggtcaaggttcttgttgCCGGCT TAAATCCCCATGACCAGAAAAGCCGCGACTCTGGCCTTTTTGTCACCAGCTTGCCATACGTCCCTGCCAACGATCTGGTAGGAGAAGTCATCGCTACAGGAACTGGCGAGCATTCTGCGAAGTTTACCGTCGGTGAGCTTGTGTTTGGAGATGCCTTCGCTACTGAGGGTGGCTCCCACAATGACTTCCAAGGAGCACAGCAATATGCTCTGGTCGATGCCAGGTTTTTGGGCAAGGTGGCCAGCACTGGGTTGAGCAGCGACGAGGTATCTACAATTCCCGTCGTTGTCCTAGCTGGCTTCATTGCcctcttctcgagctctGGTCATGGCTTGCCCTCTCCTTTCTCACCCGAAGCGAAGTCCTTCGATTATGCCAACGTTACGCTTCTCATTGTTGGAGGCGGCTCCAACACTGGACGAGCCGCAGTTCAGCTTGCTAAGTTGGCAGGAGTCGGCCGAATCATCGCAGTTGCCGGCCATCGCAACAAAGCAACCCTTGAATCTCTTGGGGCAACCCACGTTATCGATCGACAAGCCCTCGATGCGCTGGATCAGGTTCGTGCAATCACTGGGGACGGGTTGGTCTATGCCTTAGACACGGTCAATTACGGCGTCGAACAAGAGCTTGGTGTCGCGGCACTCTCAAACACAAAGAAGGGCACTTTGATTACTCTCACCCCTCCCGATGGAGACTTGGATGCGACTCGGATTGGCTCTAAGTCTGCAGGGTATGTACGCCGCCATATATTGGGAATTTCTTCGTTTCACCCAGAAGTAACGCTGGGGTTCTGGGAACATGTTCCTAGATTGTTGAAAGATGGGAAATTCCGCCCCAGCAGTTTTGGAATCATCAAGGGTTTAGATGCGGATGCTGTTAACAAAGCATTGGACGAGTACCGAGATGGAAAGGGGATAAAGATGAATATCCACCCTTGGGACTAA